From a single Tetrapisispora phaffii CBS 4417 chromosome 15, complete genome genomic region:
- the OSM1 gene encoding fumarate reductase (similar to Saccharomyces cerevisiae YEL047C and OSM1 (YJR051W); ancestral locus Anc_1.490), translated as MPRLRKILFYLVVLVSFFLVRRSFVNDSGKEQFPVVVIGSGLAGLSAVNQLLNDDVPAVLLDKASSFGGNSVKAASGISGAGTSVQKKHHVEDSPELFLQDTLSSAKGRGVEKLMKVMADESAGAIAWLQERFGLKLDLLSQLGGQSVPRTHRSDGPLPPGAELVKALTRRIKNVSRDYPDKVKIQLDAKVTDIKINKETNRVEYVVYRDASNQEQVLRTGNVLVATGGFSYSQDMLKKYAPQVAGLPTTNCLLTTGDGLNILQSLGAHLVDMDQIQIHPTGFVDPKDRKNNWKFLAAEALRGLGGILVNPSTGKRFVNELETRDTVTESIRKACKKSEGVSLLVISENTFQDYKSSVEFYISKGLVQKMPISSLVSEYNLPISATEIASDLIEYSTEKKDKFDRVHKINTFGDAVTADTEVYVAEITPVVHFTMGGVKIDEFSQVLNESDSPVADGLYAAGEITYGVHGSNRLGGSSLLECVVFGRIAAQHISRNF; from the coding sequence ATGCCAAGACTAAGAAAAATCCTGTTCTACCTCGTGGTGCTCGTATCATTCTTCCTGGTGAGAAGAAGTTTTGTGAACGATTCAGGCAAGGAACAGTTCCCGGTTGTAGTCATTGGGTCTGGTCTCGCCGGTCTGTCTGCTGTCAACCAACTGTTAAATGACGATGTCCCCGCCGTGCTGCTAGATAAGGCTAGTAGTTTCGGTGGTAATAGTGTCAAGGCTGCTAGTGGTATCAGTGGTGCAGGGACCTCCGTCCAGAAGAAGCACCATGTCGAGGATTCTCCGGAATTGTTCTTGCAAGACACTCTTTCGTCAGCAAAGGGCAGAGGTGTCGAGAAACTGATGAAGGTAATGGCAGACGAGTCTGCAGGCGCCATTGCTTGGTTGCAGGAAAGGTTCGGCTTGAAACTGGATCTTCTGTCACAGTTGGGAGGACAATCCGTCCCAAGAACTCATAGATCAGACGGACCATTGCCACCGGGTGCAGAGCTGGTGAAGGCTCTCACGAGACGTATTAAGAATGTGTCTAGGGACTATCCAGACAAGGTCAAAATACAACTAGATGCAAAAGTGACTGACATAAAGATCAATAAAGAGACAAATAGAGTCGAATATGTAGTGTACAGGGATGCATCGAACCAAGAGCAGGTGTTGAGGACTGGCAATGTCCTCGTCGCCACCGGTGGGTTTTCTTACTCCCAAGACATGTTGAAGAAGTACGCCCCACAGGTCGCCGGTCTGCCAACAACCAATTGTTTACTGACTACCGGTGATGGCcttaatattttacaaagtTTAGGCGCACACTTGGTTGATATGGACCAAATTCAGATCCATCCAACCGGGTTTGTCGATCCAAAGGATAGAAAGAATAACTGGAAATTTTTGGCCGCCGAGGCACTAAGAGGTCTAGGTGGTATTTTGGTCAACCCTTCAACCGGCAAAAGGTTTGTAAATGAATTGGAGACTAGAGACACAGTCACTGAATCCATCAGAAAAGCTTGTAAGAAATCAGAGGGTGTCTCGCTTTTAGTTATAAGTGAAAATACTTTCCAAGATTACAAATCAAGTGTAGAGTTTTATATCTCCAAAGGTTTAGTACAAAAAATGCCGATCTCGTCTTTGGTCAGTGAATACAACCTTCCAATCTCAGCAACTGAAATTGCAAGTGATTTAATCGAATACTCGACAGAAAAGAAGGACAAATTTGATCGTGttcataaaataaatacgTTTGGTGACGCTGTCACCGCGGATACCGAAGTTTATGTTGCTGAAATTACTCCAGTGGTCCATTTTACTATGGGAGGTGTCAAAATAGATGAATTCTCACAAGTCTTAAATGAATCGGACTCGCCAGTCGCAGACGGTTTGTACGCAGCAGGTGAAATTACATACGGTGTTCACGGTTCAAACAGATTAGGTGGCTCCAGTTTACTGGAATGTGTTGTATTTGGTAGAATTGCTGCTCAACACATTAGcagaaatttttaa
- the RAD23 gene encoding Rad23p (similar to Saccharomyces cerevisiae RAD23 (YEL037C); ancestral locus Anc_1.480), producing the protein MVSILFKDFKKQKISLDLPASSTVLHAKKQLAEQKECDDSQIKLIYSGKVLQDSNSIEGCGLKDGDQVIFMISKKKSTVTQVTEPTESKEVAAPEVAASAPVAESTETATEAAPAHSTTEGQQPVTASNDPGFVVGSQRNEAVDRIMEMGYEREEVERALRAAFNNPDRAVEYLLMGIPDHLQQQQQQPQVTQEAQEPTSGSTEVAQTAGEQGDINEDDLFAQAAQNNATDGSTGASAAGSQPGSIGLTMEDLLALRQIVAGNPEALGPLLENLSTRYPQLREQILSNPEVFVSMLLEAVGDNLQGSMDSEFDNLGLTEGAEGDEGEESELAQPPISLTEADEQAISRLCELGFERSLVVQVYFACDKK; encoded by the coding sequence ATGGTcagtattttatttaaagattttaagAAGCAAAAGATATCTCTAGATCTTCCTGCTTCAAGCACCGTTCTACATGCTAAGAAGCAATTAGCTGAACAGAAAGAATGCGACGATTCGCagattaaattaatatattctgGTAAAGTTTTACAAGACAGTAATAGCATTGAAGGTTGCGGTTTAAAAGATGGTGATCAGGTCATTTTCATGATTTCGAAAAAGAAATCCACTGTCACACAAGTCACTGAACCAACTGAATCTAAAGAAGTAGCTGCTCCTGAAGTAGCTGCATCTGCTCCTGTTGCGGAATCCACAGAAACTGCTACGGAAGCCGCTCCTGCACATAGTACTACTGAAGGCCAACAACCCGTTACCGCATCTAATGATCCAGGCTTCGTCGTAGGTTCTCAACGTAATGAAGCAGTTGATAGAATAATGGAAATGGGTTACGAAAGAGAAGAGGTGGAAAGAGCCTTAAGAGCTGCTTTCAACAATCCAGATAGAGCTGTGGAGTATCTATTGATGGGTATTCCTGACCATTtacaacagcaacagcaacaaccACAAGTAACACAAGAAGCACAAGAACCTACCTCCGGATCGACTGAGGTTGCCCAGACTGCAGGTGAGCAAGGTGACATAAATGAAGACGACTTGTTCGCTCAAGCTGCTCAAAATAACGCCACTGATGGCTCAACCGGTGCAAGTGCTGCAGGTTCCCAACCAGGCTCCATTGGTTTAACTATGGAAGACTTATTAGCATTAAGGCAAATAGTTGCTGGTAATCCAGAAGCTTTAGGTCctttattagaaaatttgaGCACAAGATATCCGCAACTACGCGAACAGATTCTAAGCAATCCAGAAGTATTTGTATCTATGCTGTTGGAAGCCGTAGGTGATAACCTACAAGGTTCAATGGATAGTGAATTCGATAACCTAGGTTTAACTGAAGGTGCTGAAGGTGACGAAGGTGAAGAATCCGAATTAGCACAACCGCCTATATCATTGACTGAAGCAGATGAACAAGCAATCTCTCGTTTATGTGAATTGGGTTTTGAACGTAGTTTAGTAGTACAAGTGTACTTTGCATGTGacaaaaaatga
- the TPHA0O00500 gene encoding uncharacterized protein yields MSQTKDSKFRQLLRSLKRNNKSKEPRDSDKITFNIREKLRHIKFRIHNKKSSKSHLKTEKKFIKPLNSNHINTVKPCLPTFDTHLIIIDSPLEMTTLDPGKRVGDTVLENKCIQPEFSDFEKCLDERFRLHGVRKHAVINTNLPETKKNNSNIINIKQSRTNRNDIEVLSGTIPHNKLVKNNFIRGATNSLQETEEVSECSIESRNMHPSVNELISLIDNEYDYYNSLPRTLLIKPDMPTSDNILSLDNTLISEYSLCY; encoded by the coding sequence ATGTCGCAAACGAAGGATTCCAAATTTAGGCAACTTTTAAGAAGCCTGAAAcgaaataataaatcaaagGAACCAAGGGATTCAGATAAGATAACCTTTAATATAAGGGAGAAATTGCGACacattaaatttagaatACATAATAAGAAATCATCAAAATCGCACTTGAAAACTGAGAAGAAATTTATCAAACCTCTAAATAGTAACCACATAAATACTGTTAAACCATGTCTACCAACATTTGACACTCACTTAATAATTATAGACAGTCCATTAGAAATGACCACCCTTGATCCAGGTAAACGTGTTGGTGACACAGTTTTAGAGAATAAATGTATACAACCTGAGTTCTCGGATTTTGAGAAATGTTTGGATGAAAGGTTTAGGCTACATGGTGTTAGAAAACATGCCGTAATCAACACTAATTTAccagaaacaaaaaaaaacaatagtaacattattaatataaaacaatCCCGAACAAATAGAAACGATATCGAGGTTCTGAGTGGCACAATACCACACAACAAATTAGTTAAGAATAACTTCATTAGAGGCGCAACGAACTCATTACAGGAGACTGAAGAAGTATCTGAATGTTCAATCGAGTCTCGTAATATGCATCCATCTGTTAACGAACTTATAAGTCTTATTGACAACGAATATGATTATTACAATTCTTTACCGAGGACACTATTAATAAAACCTGATATGCCAACTAGcgataatatattatcattagaTAATACATTGATCAGCGAGTACTCATTGTGTTACTAG
- the TPHA0O00450 gene encoding uncharacterized protein (similar to Saccharomyces cerevisiae YEF1 (YEL041W) and UTR1 (YJR049C); ancestral locus Anc_1.484), with the protein MAEPTTKHAGADDIVDDMKSLSLGTSSHIYKNIMLVVKLGDASLVYLTRELIQWMLTNFPKITIYLQDVFDGSKELDAKELIADCKTRHERLQYWSVGSIKEVHENIDLVITLGGDGTVLFVAGLFQMKAPPIMSFALGSLGFLTTFNFENFKKDLKTVLNGENRLNVRMRLFCKHFTRKPNSVDEETGETVYTYEVAREYHVLNEATIDRGPCPYLSDIEIYGDGTLFTEAQGDGVIIATPTGSTAYSLSAGGSLVHPRVNAIAITPICPNTLSFRPIILPEDMVLQIKVPVTARGTAWVCLDGKVNFELAKGDYVIMAASPFPIQTVESSAAQYIHSIRRTLNWNRRMPQKSFSDILSPKNKVKYDDCQRAKLPIDVVDKIED; encoded by the coding sequence atggcAGAACCTACAACCAAGCACGCAGGTGCTGATGATATTGTCGATGATATGAAAAGTTTAAGTCTTGGAACGTCGAGtcatatttataaaaacattatGTTAGTTGTTAAACTAGGTGATGCGTCTTTAGTCTACTTAACTAGAGAGTTGATTCAATGGATGTTAACTAATTTTCCtaaaattacaatttaCCTTCAAGATGTTTTCGACGGttcaaaagaattagaTGCCAAGGAGTTAATTGCAGATTGCAAAACTAGACATGAAAGACTGCAATATTGGAGTGTCGGCTCCATTAAGGAAGTAcatgaaaatattgacTTGGTGATAACTTTGGGGGGTGACGGCACTGTTTTGTTTGTAGCAGGCTTATTCCAAATGAAAGCTCCCCCAATCATGTCATTTGCACTTGGGTCATTGGGCTTCTTAACAACTTTTAActttgaaaatttcaaaaaagaTCTAAAAACTGTCCTGAATGGTGAGAACAGACTCAATGTCAGGATGAGATTGTTTTGTAAACATTTCACCAGAAAACCAAATTCGGTAGACGAAGAAACTGGTGAAACTGTATACACTTACGAGGTAGCAAGAGAATACCATGTTCTAAATGAAGCTACTATTGATCGTGGTCCTTGTCCATATTTAtctgatattgaaatatacGGGGACGGTACATTATTTACAGAGGCACAAGGTGACGGTGTCATTATAGCAACCCCAACAGGTTCAACAGCATACTCTTTAAGTGCAGGTGGGTCGTTAGTACACCCTCGTGTTAATGCTATTGCCATCACTCCAATTTGCCCAAATACCTTAAGTTTCAGACCAATCATTTTACCTGAAGATATGGTACTACAAATTAAGGTACCCGTTACAGCTAGAGGGACCGCTTGGGTTTGTCTTGATGGCAAAGTAAATTTCGAACTAGCAAAAGGTGATTACGTCATAATGGCAGCTAGTCCATTTCCAATTCAAACAGTTGAATCGTCGGCTGCTCAGTACATCCATAGCATAAGAAGAACTTTGAATTGGAATAGAAGAATGCCACAGAAATCATTCTCTGATATCCTTTcaccaaaaaataaagtGAAATATGATGATTGTCAAAGGGCTAAGCTTCCAATTGATGTCGTTGACAAGATAGAAGATTAA
- the ISY1 gene encoding Isy1p (similar to Saccharomyces cerevisiae ISY1 (YJR050W); ancestral locus Anc_1.486), producing MSRNVDKANSVLAVYQEAQAEQTGGYRDFSRLKRPTRVNSVSSLEEAREWRRQLVLEIKAKITRLFDRSLNLLQIRELSDDIDELLREKGKWDWNIRHRLGGGRADASEDNGRLFGGRVVMGTRYFGRALELPEVVALTARQRLQDEQQAALKNVVDPGLLPRDTDSPYYKGASSDAEQWHRSCQALTDSLQAKAPDQADSQLAATLQSLEVPTLKDVEHWLVMRRKEKLLRQLDL from the coding sequence ATGAGCAGAAACGTGGATAAGGCCAACTCGGTTCTGGCCGTGTACCAGGAGGCCCAGGCCGAGCAGACTGGGGGGTACAGGGACTTTTCAAGACTGAAGAGACCCACTAGGGTAAACAGTGTTAGCAGCTTGGAGGAGGCCCGCGAGTGGAGACGCCAGTTGGTGTTGGAGATCAAGGCCAAGATCACACGGCTGTTCGACCGGTCGCTGAATCTGCTGCAGATTCGCGAGCTGAGCGACGACATCGACGAGTTGCTGCGAGAGAAGGGCAAATGGGACTGGAACATACGCCATAGGCTGGGGGGTGGCCGTGCCGATGCCAGCGAGGACAACGGCAGGCTGTTCGGCGGCAGGGTCGTTATGGGGACGCGGTATTTCGGGCGGGCACTGGAGTTGCCGGAGGTCGTGGCGCTGACGGCCAGACAGCGATTGCAAGACGAGCAACAGGCGGCCTTGAAGAACGTCGTCGACCCAGGACTGCTCCCGAGGGACACCGACTCGCCGTACTACAAGGGAGCCTCGTCGGATGCGGAGCAATGGCACAGATCGTGCCAGGCCCTGACGGACTCTTTGCAAGCAAAGGCACCTGATCAAGCAGATTCGCAACTGGCAGCTACTTTACAGTCGCTGGAGGTGCCTACTCTGAAAGACGTCGAACACTGGCTGGTGATGCGGAGGAAAGAAAAGTTGCTCAGACAGCTAGACTTGTGA
- the TPHA0O00460 gene encoding guanosine-diphosphatase (similar to Saccharomyces cerevisiae GDA1 (YEL042W); ancestral locus Anc_1.485), whose product MHFLLLHHHSFHRPPSPHTITHRRTMRVLGIRLPRVMYGLVALVVVLLFFNIIKVFGPSSAGLQTMGSSIAAPDFLGLFSQAQEQFKDTSSGPGDQSASVGANGGPESREAEALRAAQKENAAKLDQKMNGDVNPENKDPAKSDAGAAPGLDAPVAQGEDSLAESLDRAASGGSPASSDPDAAAASNDIDSLNLKKGGAEAAKGSCGTAHQFVIMIDAGSSGSRVHVYEFDVCSQPPVLVHETFHMLKPGLSSFDTDTNGAAHSLDPLLEIAVRVVPDDVKACTPIAVKATAGLRLLGDQKSDLILDAVKTHLTGSYPFAVVQGNGIEIMGGDDEGVYAWVTANYLLGNIGSGNKVGTSAIFDLGGGSTQIVFEPSFELDEEMAPGEHQYDLTFDDNTYSLYQFSHLGFGLNQARNAINSLLVEEAIQNSKIVRGDTLSPHKLISPCLPQGTVVENVKVQMPSGFEYTIEFSGPSKPSSLQCRWLADQILKKDGDCAQPPCSIDGAHQPSLVHAFKSTNDIYAFSYFFDRTQKLGLPSTFTLKQLKDLSKSVCKGPNEWQKAFANEQIVEELRSDSLYCQDLTYMVALLQTGYNIPLHRELKAVERIANNEIGWCLGAALPLIKSDSWSCRN is encoded by the coding sequence ATGCACTTCTTGCTCTTACATCACCATTCCTTCCACCGTCCCCCATCGCCTCACACAATAACACATCGCCGCACAATGAGGGTATTGGGTATAAGATTACCTCGTGTTATGTACGGGCTCGTTGCCCTAGTCGTTGTTTTGCTATTCTTCAACATCATCAAAGTCTTCGGCCCATCGTCTGCAGGCCTGCAGACGATGGGCTCCTCCATCGCCGCTCCAGACTTCTTGGGCCTGTTCTCCCAGGCACAGGAGCAGTTCAAGGACACCTCCAGCGGCCCTGGCGACCAGAGCGCCTCCGTCGGTGCCAACGGCGGTCCCGAGTCCCGGGAAGCAGAGGCCTTGAGAGCTGCTCAGAAGGAGAACGCTGCCAAGCTGGACCAGAAGATGAACGGGGACGTGAATCCGGAAAACAAGGACCCTGCAAAAAGTGATGCTGGCGCCGCTCCAGGCCTTGATGCTCCGGTGGCACAAGGAGAGGACTCCTTGGCCGAGTCGCTGGACAGGGCTGCCAGTGGCGGCAGCCCTGCCTCGTCGGACCCGGACGCCGCTGCTGCATCGAATGACATCGACAGTCTGAACCTGAAGAAGGGTGGGGCCGAAGCTGCGAAGGGCAGTTGCGGCACCGCCCATCAATTCGTCATCATGATCGACGCGGGCTCCTCCGGCTCCCGGGTTCACGTCTACGAGTTCGACGTCTGCTCCCAACCACCTGTCTTGGTCCACGAAACGTTCCACATGTTGAAACCAGGCCTGTCTTCGTTCGATACCGACACCAATGGTGCCGCTCATTCTTTGGATCCACTACTGGAGATCGCTGTGAGAGTGGTTCCGGACGATGTCAAGGCGTGTACTCCTATCGCCGTCAAGGCCACTGCAGGCTTAAGACTGCTAGGCGACCAGAAGTCTGATTTGATCCTGGATGCTGTTAAAACGCATTTGACGGGAAGCTATCCGTTCGCCGTCGTCCAAGGCAACGGTATTGAGATTATGGGCGGCGATGATGAGGGTGTATACGCATGGGTCACTGCAAACTACTTGCTAGGTAACATTGGCTCAGGCAACAAAGTAGGCACGAGCGCTATCTTCGATTTGGGCGGTGGTTCCACACAGATCGTATTCGAACCATCCTTCGAGCTCGATGAAGAAATGGCACCAGGCGAGCATCAGTACGACTTGACTTTCGATGATAACACTTACTCTCTATACCAATTCTCTCACTTAGGTTTCGGTCTAAACCAAGCAAGAAACGCTATAAACAGCTTGCTTGTCGAAGAAGCTATTCAAAACAGTAAGATTGTCAGAGGTGACACTTTATCCCCACACAAATTGATCTCTCCATGTCTACCACAAGGCACTGTCGTTGAGAATGTCAAGGTCCAGATGCCATCTGGTTTCGAATACACTATCGAGTTCTCAGGTCCTTCAAAACCATCGAGTTTACAATGCAGATGGTTGGCTgatcaaattttgaaaaaagatgGTGATTGCGCGCAACCACCATGTTCCATCGACGGTGCTCATCAACCATCTTTGGTGCATGCTTTCAAATCTACTAATGATATCTACGCTTTCTCTTACTTCTTCGACAGAACTCAAAAACTTGGTTTGCCTTCGACTTTCACATTGAAGcaattgaaagatttatcaaaatcCGTCTGCAAAGGTCCAAACGAATGGCAAAAAGCCTTCGCTAACGAACAAATAGTAGAGGAGTTACGATCCGACTCGTTGTACTGTCAAGATCTAACCTACATGGTAGCTTTACTGCAAACCGGTTACAATATCCCATTACACAGAGAATTAAAGGCTGTCGAACGAATCGCCAATAATGAAATCGGCTGGTGTTTGGGTGCAGCTTTGCCATTAATCAAGTCTGATAGCTGGAGTTGTAGAAATTAA
- the ANP1 gene encoding Anp1p (similar to Saccharomyces cerevisiae ANP1 (YEL036C); ancestral locus Anc_1.479): MKYNKKVSHVVSSNLVSVIGSLFTALVVLKFLISNSLISLPSLLKFVQLNPSHSYVPDFRDTPNVEFYDLRNYKGNKDGWQRNDRIVFCVPLRDAAQHLPRFFDHLDKMSYPHNLIDLSFLVSDSSDDTMGVLLSNLQTAQSQRDKSKRFGNIEIYEKDFGQVIGQSFSDRHGFAGQGPRRKLMARARNWLGSVALKPYHSWVYWRDVDIETAPRTIMEDLMHHDKDIIVPNVWRPLPDWLGNIQPYDLNSWQESEGGLQLANQLNEDAVIVEGYPEYATWRPHLAYMRDPNGDPEVEMELDGIGGVSILSKANVFRSGSHFPAFSFEKHAETEAFGKLSRRMGYNVIGLPHYVVWHIYEPSTEDLKHMEWMAEEETRRIEEEKLREFYNKVWDLGFDDVREEWSFEKDSILKNIDNNEAVNNKLANENEWYENTLEEKNKLLELQKEKSREAAKKKAREEFKNKEKANAERSLNGNKEMKDSLNKGKTENKKESTEKKQDNTNKNMNNEQNPKQEEKGQPGENTNKDAPKQKEAKQNVPADFDPQKQ, translated from the coding sequence ATGAAATATAACAAGAAGGTTTCCCATGTGGTTAGTTCCAACCTGGTCAGTGTCATTGGCTCTCTTTTCACTGCGTTAGTTGTACTGAAATTCCTTATTAGCAACTCTTTGATTTCTTTACCATCACTTTTGAAGTTTGTTCAATTAAATCCATCACACTCTTATGTGCCAGACTTTAGGGACACTCCAAATGTAGAGTTTTACGACTTGCGCAATTACAAAGGTAATAAAGATGGTTGGCAACGAAACGACCGAATCGTGTTCTGTGTGCCATTGCGAGATGCTGCGCAACATTTACCAAGGTTCTTCGACCATTTGGACAAGATGTCATATCCGCATAATTTGATCGATCTGTCCTTTTTGGTCAGTGACTCTTCAGATGACACAATGGGCGTTCTGTTGTCGAATCTGCAGACTGCACAATCCCAACGTGATAAGAGCAAGCGATTCGGAAACATCGAAATCTATGAGAAGGATTTCGGTCAAGTCATAGGTCAGTCCTTTTCAGATAGACATGGTTTTGCTGGTCAAGGGccaagaagaaaattgatGGCAAGAGCACGTAATTGGCTGGGGTCGGTGGCATTGAAGCCATATCACTCGTGGGTGTACTGGAGAGATGTCGATATCGAAACTGCCCCAAGGACTATCATGGAAGATTTGATGCATCAtgataaagatattattgTACCAAACGTCTGGAGGCCTTTGCCAGATTGGTTGGGAAATATCCAACCATACGATTTGAACTCATGGCAAGAATCTGAAGGTGGTCTGCAGTTAGCAAACCAATTGAATGAAGATGCAGTCATTGTGGAAGGGTACCCTGAATACGCAACTTGGAGACCACATTTGGCGTATATGAGAGATCCAAATGGTGATCCAGAAGTCGAGATGGAACTGGATGGGATTGGTGGTGTCTCGATTTTGTCGAAGGCCAATGTTTTCCGTTCAGGCTCCCACTTTCCTGCCTTTTCGTTCGAAAAACATGCAGAAACAGAAGCTTTTGGTAAATTATCAAGAAGAATGGGATATAACGTCATTGGTCTACCGCATTACGTCGTATGGCACATCTACGAACCTTCCACTGAGGATTTGAAACACATGGAATGGATGGCTGAGGAAGAGACGAGAAGAATCGAAGAAGAGAAACTAAGAGAATTTTACAACAAAGTATGGGATCTTGGTTTCGATGACGTTAGAGAGGAATGGtcttttgaaaaagattccattttgaaaaacatCGATAATAACGAAGCTGTGAATAATAAGTTAGCAAATGAAAACGAATGGTATGAAAATActttagaagaaaaaaataagcTTTTAGAGCTGCAAAAAGAGAAGAGTAGAGAAGCTGCTAAGAAAAAAGCTAGGGAAGAGTTCAAGAATAAAGAGAAAGCCAATGCTGAACGTTCACTAAATGGCAACAAGGAGATGAAGGATAGCCTGAACAAAGGCAAaacagaaaataaaaaagaatctACAGAAAAGAAACAAGATAATACtaacaaaaatatgaacaatGAACAAAATCCAAAACAGGAGGAAAAGGGCCAGCCTGGGGAAAATACTAATAAAGACGCTCCAAAACAAAAGGAAGCCAAGCAAAACGTCCCAGCGGACTTCGACCCACAGAAGCAATGA